From Vibrio splendidus, a single genomic window includes:
- the nrdR gene encoding transcriptional regulator NrdR: MHCPFCSENDTKVIDSRLVADGHQVRRRRQCLACSERFTTFESAELVMPKVIKSNGNREPFNEDKMVGGVQRALEKRPVSADAIELAISTIKSQLRATGEREVPSEMIGNLVMGQLKELDKVAYIRFASVYRSFEDIREFGEEIAKLED; encoded by the coding sequence ATGCATTGTCCTTTTTGTTCAGAGAACGACACTAAAGTAATCGATTCAAGACTGGTAGCCGATGGCCATCAGGTTCGTCGTCGCCGTCAATGCCTTGCATGTAGCGAACGTTTTACGACTTTCGAATCGGCAGAACTTGTGATGCCGAAAGTCATAAAGTCGAATGGAAACCGCGAACCATTTAATGAAGATAAAATGGTAGGTGGTGTTCAGCGCGCCCTAGAAAAACGCCCAGTGAGTGCTGATGCGATCGAACTTGCGATCAGTACGATTAAGTCACAACTCCGTGCAACTGGTGAGCGTGAAGTACCAAGCGAGATGATTGGTAATCTTGTGATGGGCCAGTTGAAAGAATTGGATAAAGTGGCGTACATTCGTTTTGCCTCTGTTTACCGCAGCTTTGAAGACATCCGAGAGTTTGGCGAAGAAATCGCTAAATTAGAGGATTAA
- the ribD gene encoding bifunctional diaminohydroxyphosphoribosylaminopyrimidine deaminase/5-amino-6-(5-phosphoribosylamino)uracil reductase RibD yields MMSRAIQLAKRGIYTTAPNPNVGCVIVQTDGQIVGEGFHAKAGEPHAEVHAMRMAGDQAKGATAYVTLEPCSHYGRTPPCAEGLIKAQVSKVICAMQDPNPKVAGRGIKMLRDAGIEVEIGLLEQDALDLNPAFIKRMQTGMPFVQLKMAASLDGQTALENGQSQWITSPEARRDVQNYRAKSGAVLSTSQTVIEDNASLNVRWAELPSSIKDHYAEDELRQPIRVILDRQNQLYPELKLFQSPTSVLRVAETSADITVGTTDAGQLDLHDLMRQLPANHIDHIWVEAGATLAKSLIEAQLVDELILYLAPKLMGSDGRGLMGALGLTSMSDVIDLEIKDVRQVGVDIRIVAKPILAKLQ; encoded by the coding sequence ATGATGTCGCGTGCTATTCAGTTAGCCAAACGCGGCATTTACACCACTGCCCCCAACCCGAATGTGGGTTGTGTCATCGTGCAAACCGACGGTCAGATCGTTGGTGAAGGTTTTCACGCCAAAGCCGGTGAACCTCATGCTGAAGTTCACGCTATGCGCATGGCAGGTGACCAGGCAAAAGGTGCGACTGCTTATGTCACGTTAGAGCCTTGTTCGCACTATGGTCGAACACCGCCTTGTGCTGAAGGCTTGATTAAGGCTCAAGTTTCAAAAGTAATTTGTGCCATGCAAGACCCAAACCCGAAGGTCGCAGGCCGTGGTATCAAAATGCTACGCGACGCCGGCATTGAGGTTGAAATCGGTTTATTAGAGCAAGATGCTCTCGACTTGAACCCTGCATTTATCAAGCGTATGCAAACTGGCATGCCATTCGTTCAGTTAAAGATGGCGGCGAGCCTTGATGGCCAAACGGCATTGGAAAATGGTCAAAGCCAGTGGATCACGTCGCCAGAAGCGCGCCGTGACGTTCAGAACTACCGAGCTAAATCAGGTGCTGTGTTATCAACCAGCCAAACGGTGATTGAAGACAACGCGTCGTTGAATGTTCGTTGGGCAGAGTTGCCAAGCAGTATCAAAGATCATTACGCTGAAGACGAGCTGCGTCAGCCGATTCGCGTGATTCTTGATCGCCAAAATCAACTGTATCCTGAGCTCAAGTTATTCCAGTCACCAACTTCGGTATTGAGAGTCGCTGAAACCTCTGCTGATATTACAGTCGGAACAACGGATGCAGGTCAGCTGGACTTACACGATTTAATGCGTCAATTGCCAGCGAATCATATTGACCATATTTGGGTCGAAGCGGGCGCTACCTTAGCAAAAAGCTTAATTGAAGCGCAGTTGGTGGATGAGCTAATCCTCTATTTAGCCCCTAAACTAATGGGCAGTGACGGACGAGGCTTGATGGGAGCATTAGGGCTCACTTCAATGTCTGACGTTATTGACCTAGAAATTAAAGATGTTAGACAGGTTGGCGTAGATATTCGCATTGTGGCGAAGCCAATATTGGCGAAACTACAATAG